Proteins from a single region of Xenopus laevis strain J_2021 chromosome 9_10S, Xenopus_laevis_v10.1, whole genome shotgun sequence:
- the ndufa10.S gene encoding NADH:ubiquinone oxidoreductase subunit A10 S homeolog, whose protein sequence is MFSSAASRGLRLTGRICTGNVAQIHISSRHSLLYGYWAYVFGERTTKRFGPNSKIITVDGNLASGKGQLAKNLADRLGMRYFPEADEHYLDKTTGDGSILPSKFNGSCSLEKFYDDPKCPDGNSYRLQYWMYSVRLMQYSDALEHLLSTGQGAVLERSPFSDFVFLEAMYKNGFIRKQCIDHYNEIKGNSIDEFLPPHLVIYVDVPAAEVHKKILEKGQTSEKKVALPYLQSIEDTYKNSFLPQISENSEILKYSGNEAHDVEKVVEDIEYLKFDKGPWPEQNDVTYHHLRMFVEDKDKVASLITVPSYIPEITIGASEYDSAYYQYRLLPGRKYAKGYNADIGDKMIWLK, encoded by the exons ATGTTTTCAAGTGCAGCGTCCCGAGGCCTGAGGCTAACAGGCAGAATATGCACCGGGAACGTG GCCCAGATTCATATCAGCTCCAGGCACAGTCTGCTCTATGGCTACTGGGCATATGTATTTGGAGAGAGAACCACCAAACGGTTTGGGCCAAACAGCAAGATTATTACAGTGGATGGAAACTTGGCATCTGGCAAGGGGCAACTTGCAAAGAACCTAGCAGATAGACTTG GTATGCGATACTTTCCTGAAGCAGATGAACATTACTTAGACAAGACAACTGGGGATGGAAGTATCCTGCCATCAAAGTTTaatggaagttgcagcctggagaaGTTTTACGATGACCCGAAATGTCCTGATGGAAACTCGTATCGTTTGCAGTACTGGATGTATAGTGTGCGCCTCATGCAGTATTCTGATGCTTTGGAGCATCTTCTGAGTACAG GGCAGGGAGCAGTACTGGAACGTTCTCCATTCAGTGACTTTGTGTTCCTGGAAGCAATGTATAAGAATGGATTCATCCGCAagcagt GTATCGATCATTACAATGAAATTAAGGGTAACAGTATAGATGAGTTTTTGCCTCCTCACCTGGTTATATACGTGGATGTTCCTGCTGCTGAAGTGCACAAGAAAATCTTGGAGAAAGGACAG ACTTCTGAAAAGAAAGTTGCCTTGCCATACCTTCAGAGTATTGAAGACACCTATAAAAACTCTTTCCTTCCACAGATCAG TGAGAATTCTGAGATTCTGAAGTACTCTGGGAATGAGGCGCATGATGTAGAAAAG GTAGTTGAAGACATTGAATACCTGAAGTTTGACAAGGGTCCATGGCCAGAACAGAATGACGTCACCTATCATCATTTGCGCATGTT tGTGGAGGACAAAGACAAAGTTGCCAGTCTGATAACTGTGCCTAGTTACATCCCAGAAATCACAATTGGTGCATCAGAGTATGATTCCGCTTATTATCAGTACCGATTG CTACCTGGCAGAAAATATGCAAAGGGCTACAATGCAGATATTGGGGACAAAATGATCTGGCTGAAGTAA